In Euzebya sp., a genomic segment contains:
- a CDS encoding multicopper oxidase domain-containing protein, with translation MHRHGIALRHDMDGVPGVTQPPVPPGERFDYRVAGPERTSVRLEPVPRIKGVQQAEVAALHERGDLVGVVVPTGEVGVR, from the coding sequence GTGCACCGGCACGGCATCGCGTTGCGCCACGACATGGACGGCGTCCCCGGTGTCACCCAGCCGCCGGTGCCGCCGGGCGAGCGGTTCGACTACCGGGTCGCGGGACCCGAGCGCACATCCGTCAGGTTGGAGCCGGTTCCACGCATTAAGGGGGTTCAACAGGCGGAGGTGGCAGCGCTGCACGAGCGCGGCGATCTCGTCGGGGTCGTCGTCCCCACCGGTGAGGTCGGTGTCCGGTAG
- a CDS encoding LOG family protein codes for MGFRYFFDRKLMFVRYASAFVVLPGGVGTLDELFEALTLIQTGKVHEIPVVLVGAVHWRGLSDWLRDALEGSGFTSPTGHRPHRWGRRPRRDRRARAALPPPPVEPP; via the coding sequence GTGGGCTTCCGCTACTTCTTCGACCGCAAGCTAATGTTCGTCCGCTACGCGTCGGCCTTCGTGGTGCTGCCCGGCGGGGTCGGGACCCTCGACGAGCTGTTCGAGGCGCTCACCCTCATCCAGACCGGGAAGGTCCACGAGATCCCAGTTGTCCTCGTGGGCGCCGTCCACTGGCGCGGCCTGAGCGACTGGCTTCGCGACGCCCTCGAAGGCAGCGGCTTCACCAGCCCTACCGGACACCGACCTCACCGGTGGGGACGACGACCCCGACGAGATCGCCGCGCTCGTGCAGCGCTGCCACCTCCGCCTGTTGAACCCCCTTAA